In a genomic window of Bacteroidota bacterium:
- a CDS encoding GNAT family N-acetyltransferase produces MNIELKKATADEIPLIQQLSESIWRQHYIDIISKQQIEYMLAKMYSTEKLQQEINSDLHTYFIAYLKDKPLGYIAISKESDNKIMLNKFYLLQEQRFHGLGKKIFELVFSNYPQSDIQLFVNRQNFKSVNFYFKMGFKIADVIDNHFGEGYYMNDFFMVKKTH; encoded by the coding sequence ATGAACATAGAACTTAAAAAGGCCACAGCGGACGAAATACCACTTATACAGCAATTATCAGAATCAATCTGGAGACAGCATTATATTGATATCATCAGCAAGCAACAAATAGAATACATGTTAGCAAAAATGTATTCAACTGAAAAATTACAGCAAGAAATTAATTCAGATTTACATACTTATTTTATTGCCTACCTAAAAGATAAACCACTTGGATATATTGCAATTAGTAAGGAATCGGACAATAAAATTATGCTAAACAAGTTTTATTTATTGCAAGAACAGCGATTTCATGGCCTGGGTAAAAAAATATTTGAACTTGTTTTTTCGAACTACCCACAATCGGATATACAGTTATTTGTAAACAGACAAAATTTTAAATCCGTTAATTTTTATTTTAAAATGGGATTCAAAATTGCTGATGTTATAGACAATCATTTTGGAGAGGGTTATTATATGAATGATTTTTTTATGGTAAAAAAAACGCATTAA